A window of the Paralichthys olivaceus isolate ysfri-2021 chromosome 5, ASM2471397v2, whole genome shotgun sequence genome harbors these coding sequences:
- the LOC109634117 gene encoding proton channel OTOP2-like, producing MKTAAYQIFRTCNKLFSGKTPNDIVEAHPSNIETAAHLENIHELPSPSHTPSVEAVRDCVHHVEAVMERAHHGGGWLLSGIICINILMVGCAMVSASAISGVITTVHQQIFIIVLLLITMLWMFFYTVVTSRKDQALFKDSHAGPVWLRVGLVLFGLLSLLMDSFKIVNYVGYLHCESAVKVAFPVVQAVFLFFQTFFLWTHAKDCVQIHTNFTRCGLTLTLSTNLVVWMAAVTEESIHQTELPDLNTSVSHKLYRASYGDRKCKCSHSMCDTFKEAFYYLYPFNIEYSLFASAMAYVMWKNVGRLVDDHSHHNVNFRPKDVCFGPVTGILLFLSGLVTFILYEVGILEEEKEKRNEALLIHFITNVVIVSLMSIAAMIGCIVYRLDRREHVSEKNPTRTLDMGLLVGASMGQLVISYFSIVAMVVTGARGYLNALNLAWAVLMVLELGLQNYFIIEGMHREPFHVMQEAALHTNAHTFHEHVETMVVMEGNKSNYFLNSNVDKPNWKRRILKEVCAFLLLANIIMWIMPAFGARPQFDHPVEIKLYKFTTWAAIVNVGLPFGIFYRMHSVASLFEVYLIS from the exons ATGAAAACTGCAGCTTATCAGATTTTCCGGACCTGCAACAAACTTTTCTCAGG aaaaacacCAAACGACATCGTGGAGGCCCATCCGTCAAACATAGAAACTGCAGCACATCTGGAAAACATCCATGAGTTGCCCAGCCCGTCCCACACTCCCAGTGTGGAGGCAGTGAGAGACTGTGTCCATCATGTGGAGGCCGTGATGGAGCGGGCCCACCACGGTGGCGGCTGGCTCCTGTCGGGCATCATCTGCATAAACATCCTTATGGTGGGCTGTGCTATGGTCAGCGCCAGTGCCATCAGCGGGGTCATCACCACCGTGCACCAGCAAATCTTCatcatcgtcctcctcctcatcacaatGTTGTGGATGTTCTTCTACACTGTTGTCACCTCTCGAAAGGATCAAGCCCTGTTCAAAGACAGCCATGCGGGGCCGGTGTGGCTCAGAG TTGGACTTGTGCTGTTCGGCCTCCTCAGTCTCCTCATGGACTCATTCAAGATCGTCAACTATGTGGGCTACCTTCACTGTGAATCGGCTGTTAAAGTCGCCTTCCCTGTCGTGcaagctgtgtttttgtttttccag aCATTCTTCCTGTGGACTCATGCGAAAGACTGTGTGCAGATACATACGAATTTTACTCG GTGTGGGCTCACTCTCACACTGTCAACTAACCTGGTGGTGTGGATGGCAGCAGTGACTGAAGAATCAATTCACCAAACTGAACTTCCTGATTTAAATACCAGCGTCTCTCACAAGCTGTACAGAG CGAGCTACGGGGATAGAAAGTGCAAATGCAGCCACTCGATGTGCGACACCTTCAAAGAGGCCTTCTACTACCTGTACCCCTTCAACATAGAGTACAGCCTTTTTGCTTCTGCGATGGCGTACGTCATGTGGAAGAATGTGGGTCGACTCGTGGATGACCACAGCCACCACAATGTCAACTTTCGTCCAAAGGATGTGTGTTTTGGACCCGTGACGggaattcttctttttctgtcgGGACTTGTGACGTTTATACTGTACGAGGTGGGCatactggaggaggagaaagagaagagaaatgagGCCTTACTGATTCATTTTATCACTAATGTAGTGATTGTGAGCCTGATGTCCATCGCCGCCATGATCGGCTGCATAGTCTACAGGCTCGACCGCAGGGAGCACGTGTCGGAGAAGAACCCCACTCGAACCCTGGATATGGGGCTGCTGGTGGGAGCCTCGATGGGACAGTTGGTCATCAGCTATTTCTCTATCGTGGCCATGGTGGTGACGGGAGCCAGAGGCTACCTGAATGCCCTCAACCTGGCGTGGGCCGTGCTGATGGTGCTGGAGCTCGGCCTCCAGAACTACTTCATCATCGAGGGCATGCACCGGGAGCCCTTCCATGTGATGCAGGAGGCGGCGCTGCACACAAATGCTCACACCTTCCACGAACACGTAGAGACGATGGTTGTAATGGAGGGCAACAAGTCAAACTACTTCCTGAATTCAAATGTCGACAAGCCAAATTGGAAGAGAAGAATACTGAAGGAAGTGTGTGCCTTTCTGCTGCTCGCCAACATCATA ATGTGGATCATGCCTGCATTTGGCGCCCGTCCCCAGTTCGATCACCCCGTGGAGATTAAACTCTACAAATTTACAACGTGGGCTGCGATTGTGAACGTTGGACTTCCTTTTGGGATCTTCTACCGCATGCACTCAGTAGCCAGTCTGTTTGAGGTCTACTTAATCTCTTAG
- the hid1a gene encoding protein HID1 yields the protein MGSTDSKLNFRKAVIQLTTKTQPVEATDDAFWDQFWADTTTTVQDVFALVPAAEIRAVREESPSNLATLCYKAVEKLVQGAESGCPSEREKQVILNSTRILTRILPYIFEDQDWRGFFWSTVPGAGRAGTDELDDEDGARPLAESLLLAIADLLFCPDFTVHSHRRGPDSLESMQSIDSCEYIWEAGVGFAQSPPLNYIHDLNRTELLRLLLTCFSEAMYLPLSSDNSVLNPWVTFFCSTENRHALPLFTSLLNVVCAYDPVGYGIPYNHLLFSDYREQLVEQAVQILIVTLEHDGGVPHRPASPSSIEEQESTGPENLFVNYLSRIHREEDFDFVLKGLARLLTNPLTQTYLPNSTKKIQFHQELLVLFWKLCDFNKKFLFFVLKSSDVLDILVPILFYLNDARADQSRVGLMHIGVFILLLLSGERNFGVRLNKPYSVHVPMDIPVFTGTHADLLIVVFHKIITTGHQRLQPLFDCLLTIVVNVSPYLKSLSMVAANKLLHLLEAFSTGWFLFSAAQNHHLVFFLLEAFNNIIQYQFDGNCNLVYAIIRKRNVFHQLANLPSDPASIQKALQRKRKSPDVISRTSSQETVSMEGSHPAVPAEPGTLKASLVAIPGIDKLTEKSQVSEDGTMVSIPKTDSTHAGHPDQSAAAGTSDTESNSGRDNEDVFYTEAEMERRRLSSASSTSFWAPTPDWILSWKCKLPLQTIMRLLQVLVPQVEKICIDKGLTDESEILKFLQHGTLVGLLPVPHPILIRKYQANAGTAMWFRTYMWGVVYLRNVDPPIWYDTDVRLFEIQKM from the exons ATGGGCAGCACCGACTCCAAACTGAACTTCAGAAAAGCGGTGATTCAGCTGACGACCAAAACACAG ccaGTGGAAGCCACAGACGATGCCTTCTGGGACCAGTTCTGGGCAGACACCACCACCACAGTCCAGGATGTTTTTGCACTGGTGCCAGCTGCAGAGATAAGAGCTGTTCGAGAAGAGTCCCCTTCAAATTTAGCAACCCTCTGCTATAAG GCCGTGGAGAAGCTGGTGCAGGGTGCAGAGTCCGGCTGTCCGTCAGAGCGAGAGAAGCAGGTGATCCTGAACAGCACTCGCATCCTGACCCGCATCCTCCCATACATCTTTGAGGACCAGGACTGGAGAGGATTCTTCTGGTCGACCGTGCCTGGTGCTGGGCGGGCCGGG ACAGATGAGCTGGATGACGAAGACGGAGCTCGACCACTGGCCGAGTCGCTGCTCCTGGCCATCGCTGACCTGCTCTTCTGCCCTGACTTCACGGTGCACAGCCACAGGAGAGGCCCA GACTCGTTAGAGAGCATGCAGTCTATAGACAGCTGTGAGTACATCTGGGAGGCAGGGGTGGGCTTTGCACAGTCCCCCCCTCTCAACTACATCCATGACCTGAACAG AACAGAGCTGCTGAGATTGTTACTAACCTGCTTTTCGGAGGCTATGTACCTGCCTCTGTCATCGGACAACAGCGTCCTCAACCCCTGGGTGACCTTCTTCTGCTCCACAGAAAATAG ACATGCTCTGCCTCTGTTCACCTCTCTGCTGAATGTGGTGTGCGCCTATGACCCAGTGGGCTACGGCATCCCGTACAATCACCTGCTCTTCTCGGACTACCGGGAGCAGCTGGTGGAGCAGGCCGTACAGATCCTCATAGTGACGCTCGAGCACGATGGAGGGGTTCCCCACCGCCCTGCGTCGCCATCCAGCATCGAGGAACAAGAG TCGACAGGTCCTGAGAACCTGTTTGTGAATTACCTGTCGAGGATTCACAGGGAAGAG GACTTTGACTTTGTGTTGAAGGGCCTAGCACGCCTGCTGACCAACCCTCTGACTCAGACTTATCTGCCAAACTCTACGAAGAAGATCCAGTTCCATCAAGAGCTGTTGGTTCTCTTCTGGAAGCTCTGCGACTTCAATAAG AAGTTCCTGTTTTTTGTCCTGAAGAGCAGTGATGTGCTGGATATTCTGGTGCCCATACTCTTCTACCTGAATGATGCCAGGGCTGACCAGT CCCGCGTTGGACTCATGCACATCGGCGTGttcattttgctgctgttgaGCGGGGAGAGAAACTTTGGCGTGCGCTTGAATAAGCCCTACTCCGTCCATGTGCCGATGGACATCCCCGTGTTCACAGGGACTCACGCTGACCTGCTCATAGTG GTGTTTCACAAGATAATCACCACAGGCCACCAGCGGCTCCAGCCTCTGTTTGACTGCCTGCTCACCATCGTTGTGAATG TCTCTCCCTACTTAAAGAGCCTGTCCATGGTGGCAGCAAATAAACTGCTCCACCTGCTGGAGGCCTTCTCCACCGGCTGGTTCCTGTTCTCTGCAGCCCAGAACCACCACCTTGTATTCTTCCTCCTCGAGGCTTTTAACAACATTATCCAGTACCAGTTTGACG GAAACTGCAACCTGGTGTACGCTATCATCCGCAAACGTAACGTGTTCCACCAGCTGGCCAACCTGCCATCTGATCCCGCTTCCATTCAAAAGGCtttgcagaggaagaggaagtcaCCAGACGTAATTTCCCGCACAAGCTCCCAGGAGACTGTGTCCATGGAGGGCTCTCACCCTGCTGTGCCGGCGGAGCCTGGTACTCTGAAGGCCAGTCTGGTTGCTATTCCAG GCATTGATAAACTCACAGAGAAGTCACAGGTATCGGAGGATGGCACCATGGTGTCCATCCCAAAGACCGATTCCACACACGCTGGCCACCCAGACCAAAGTGCAGCTGCAGGGACCAGCGACACAGAGTCGAACTCAGGCAGAGACAATGAA GATGTTTTCTACACTGAAGCTGAAATGGAGAGGAGACGTTTGTCGAGTGCGTCTTCAACATCATTTTGGGCTCCAACACCAGACTGG ATTCTCTCCTGGAAGTGTAAGCTACCCTTGCAGACTATCATGCGTCTTCTACAAGTCTTAGTTCCCCAGGTGGAGAAGATCTGCATTGACAA GGGTCTGACGGATGAATCAGAGATCCTGAAGTTTCTCCAGCATGGCACATTAGTGGGCCTGCTGCCAGTTCCTCACCCCATCCTCATCAGAAAGTATCAGGCCAACGCAGGCACTGCCATGTGGTTTCGTACTTACATGTGGGGTGTCGTCTATTTGCG CAATGTGGACCCTCCTATCTGGTACGACACTGATGTCCGCCTGTTCGAGATTCAGAAGATGtag